A window from Drosophila nasuta strain 15112-1781.00 chromosome 3, ASM2355853v1, whole genome shotgun sequence encodes these proteins:
- the LOC132789189 gene encoding uncharacterized protein LOC132789189, which produces MSKIFRKKGKRKGADKSQANDKTADLLVDKEEQGIFKGGATSPDLNNKTADLLVDKEKQEKSPDLNVYQSRKTLAQGMMDLALLSANANQLRHVLETETKSAYFFYQFIFNFVEHHIPDWRRRRTYMELQIRYQKRGGYLSCEQN; this is translated from the exons atgagTAAAATATTTCGTAAAAAGGGTAAAAGAAAGGGCGCTGATAAATCGCAAGCTAATGACAAAACTGCTGATCTTCTGGTCGATAAAGAGGAGCAAGGCATCTTTAAAGGTGGTGCAACATCTCCcgatttaaataacaaaactgCTGATCTTCTGGTCGATAAAGAGAAGCAAGAAAAATCTCCCGATTTAAATGTATACCAGAGTAGGAAGACACTGGCACAGGGTATGATGGACTTGGCGCTGCTCTCGGCGAATGCGAATCAACTGCGTCATGTGCTGGAGACCGAAACCAAGtctgcatattttttttatcagttTATCTTTAATTTCGTTGAGCATCATATTCCAG ATTGGCGTCGGCGTCGGACTTATATGGAATTACAGATACGATATCAAAAAAGAGGAGGATATCTCTCGTGCGAACAGAATTAA
- the LOC132789186 gene encoding uncharacterized protein LOC132789186 isoform X3 — MTIKADINGRCNNSVDCCMIYVDENGRVYQNWESYLDNNELPEGIMVAPRRGVYNLTSNGSVILQSRQTPAAGAARQVLGALDTASAVGGLGATAVPVIGLMCTVAAPIVLTASIVGLACAGYSTIRAGAQLVDRSQHEQSINLTDRTARGQWLGVVGGVVGLGASGATTAATAATNAGRRVGTVAQWTVNGMNISSIAMSATGISNGIIDLLLKHDDGDDISALDVLQLSASLFLFTHSLYNFQLASSIIDDTSNERIGSYRKTLSNRQRRMFDKMVKETTRIKGVRQANVDIIRNVNDIPSRQQFNDLYKINTKLKERDIIPSFAAKGKGVLLNGQVITNAADLRANVQHNVGPDIIARVTNPKPETFQGSRTSGNNAAFRSSRFLNGPIRMRQRKTNGENDCCEGLLPTCELAAEAVLVLPELCDEKSGDSIISEESYNTLLLLSDKFDDDTMHFVLQLTATFLKRYRDGLHEKLQFYISSESVLYRIGTHILDKYRSFTVEKLKMIDDDIMDAIYEYFISLNPNNYRGKLNRCDVCKNFYKICEL; from the exons CCGATATCAATGGAcgctgcaacaacagcgtcGATTGCTGCATGATTTATGTGGATGAGAATGGTCGCGTCTATCAGAACTGGGAGTCGTACTTGGATAACAACGAGTTGCCCGAAGGGATTATGGTGGCACCTCGCCGAGGTGTCTACAATCTCACATCGAATGGTAGTGTTATATTGCAATCAAGGCAAACGCCAGCAGCGGGAGCAGCTCGCCAAGTACTTGGCGCCCTAGACACGGCTTCGGCAGTGGGTGGCTTAGGAGCAACAGCTGTGCCCGTCATTGGGTTGATGTGCACAGTCGCTGCCCCAATTGTGCTTACAGCTTCAATTGTTGGTCTTGCTTGTGCTGGCTATTCGACGATACGAGCTGGTGCTCAGCTTGTCGATCGCAGCCAGCACGAACAGTCGATCAATCTGACAGATCGCACGGCACGCGGTCAATGGCTGGGCGTGGTGGGCGGTGTTGTTGGTCTTGGGGCATCAGGTGCCACAACAGCGGCGACTGCGGCCACAAATGCAGGTAGACGAGTGGGAACA GTTGCTCAGTGGACTGTCAACGGCATGAACATTTCATCCATTGCGATGTCTGCTACGGGCATATCGAATGGCATCATCGATTTATTACTG AAAcacgacgatggcgacgacaTATCCGCCTTGGATGTGTTACAGTTGTCTGCTTCTCTTTTCCTATTCACACACAGTCTCTACAATTTCCAGCTGGCATCGAGCATCATCGATGACACGTCCAACGAACGTATAGGATCGTATCGAAAGACGCTAAGCAATCGACAGAG ACGGATGTTTGACAAGATGGTGAAGGAGACGACTCGCATAAAGGGCGTGCGTCAGGCCAACGTGGACATTATACGCAATGTGAACGATATACCGTCGCGTCAGCAGTTCAATGATCTGTACAAGATCAACACCAAATTGAAAGAACGTGACATTATTCCATCGTTTGCAGCTAAAGGCAAGGGAGTTCTACTCAATGGCCAAGTGATCACAAATGCAGCGGATTTGCGTGCCAACGTACAGCATAATGTCGGACCCGATATCATCGCCCGGGTGACGAATCCCAAACCGGAAACTTTTCAAGGTTCTCGGACAAGTGGCAATAACGCTGCATTTCGAAGCAGTCGTTTTTTAAATGGACCTATACGAATGAGACAACGAAAAACGAACGGAGAAAACGACTGTTGCGAAGGTCTGCTTCCAACATGTGAATTGGCAGCAGAAGCTGTCTTAGTTTTACCCGAACTCTGTGACGAAAAGTCTGGCGATAGTATTATTAGTGAGGAAAGCTACAATACACTGTTACTATTGTCCGATAAATTCGACGATGATACAATGCACTTTGTTCTCCAGTTGACAGCTACATTTCTTAAGAGATATAGAGATGGTCTACATGAGAAGCTTCAGTTTTATATATCTTCAGAGTCAGTGCTTTATAGGATTGGTACTCATATACTGGACAAGTATCGCTCGTTTACTGtagaaaaactgaaaatgatCGATGATGACATAATGGATGCCATCTATGAATACTTCATATCATTAAATCCCAACAATTATCGGGGTAAATTAAATAGGTGTGATGTCTGcaaaaatttctataaaatttgCGAATTgtga
- the LOC132789186 gene encoding uncharacterized protein LOC132789186 isoform X2 encodes MNSTKWSCHPVFRTRRCVSDINGRCNNSVDCCMIYVDENGRVYQNWESYLDNNELPEGIMVAPRRGVYNLTSNGSVILQSRQTPAAGAARQVLGALDTASAVGGLGATAVPVIGLMCTVAAPIVLTASIVGLACAGYSTIRAGAQLVDRSQHEQSINLTDRTARGQWLGVVGGVVGLGASGATTAATAATNAGRRVGTVAQWTVNGMNISSIAMSATGISNGIIDLLLKHDDGDDISALDVLQLSASLFLFTHSLYNFQLASSIIDDTSNERIGSYRKTLSNRQRRMFDKMVKETTRIKGVRQANVDIIRNVNDIPSRQQFNDLYKINTKLKERDIIPSFAAKGKGVLLNGQVITNAADLRANVQHNVGPDIIARVTNPKPETFQGSRTSGNNAAFRSSRFLNGPIRMRQRKTNGENDCCEGLLPTCELAAEAVLVLPELCDEKSGDSIISEESYNTLLLLSDKFDDDTMHFVLQLTATFLKRYRDGLHEKLQFYISSESVLYRIGTHILDKYRSFTVEKLKMIDDDIMDAIYEYFISLNPNNYRGKLNRCDVCKNFYKICEL; translated from the exons ATGAATTCCACAAAATGGTCTTGTCATCCTGTTTTTCGTACACGTCGCTGCGTTT CCGATATCAATGGAcgctgcaacaacagcgtcGATTGCTGCATGATTTATGTGGATGAGAATGGTCGCGTCTATCAGAACTGGGAGTCGTACTTGGATAACAACGAGTTGCCCGAAGGGATTATGGTGGCACCTCGCCGAGGTGTCTACAATCTCACATCGAATGGTAGTGTTATATTGCAATCAAGGCAAACGCCAGCAGCGGGAGCAGCTCGCCAAGTACTTGGCGCCCTAGACACGGCTTCGGCAGTGGGTGGCTTAGGAGCAACAGCTGTGCCCGTCATTGGGTTGATGTGCACAGTCGCTGCCCCAATTGTGCTTACAGCTTCAATTGTTGGTCTTGCTTGTGCTGGCTATTCGACGATACGAGCTGGTGCTCAGCTTGTCGATCGCAGCCAGCACGAACAGTCGATCAATCTGACAGATCGCACGGCACGCGGTCAATGGCTGGGCGTGGTGGGCGGTGTTGTTGGTCTTGGGGCATCAGGTGCCACAACAGCGGCGACTGCGGCCACAAATGCAGGTAGACGAGTGGGAACA GTTGCTCAGTGGACTGTCAACGGCATGAACATTTCATCCATTGCGATGTCTGCTACGGGCATATCGAATGGCATCATCGATTTATTACTG AAAcacgacgatggcgacgacaTATCCGCCTTGGATGTGTTACAGTTGTCTGCTTCTCTTTTCCTATTCACACACAGTCTCTACAATTTCCAGCTGGCATCGAGCATCATCGATGACACGTCCAACGAACGTATAGGATCGTATCGAAAGACGCTAAGCAATCGACAGAG ACGGATGTTTGACAAGATGGTGAAGGAGACGACTCGCATAAAGGGCGTGCGTCAGGCCAACGTGGACATTATACGCAATGTGAACGATATACCGTCGCGTCAGCAGTTCAATGATCTGTACAAGATCAACACCAAATTGAAAGAACGTGACATTATTCCATCGTTTGCAGCTAAAGGCAAGGGAGTTCTACTCAATGGCCAAGTGATCACAAATGCAGCGGATTTGCGTGCCAACGTACAGCATAATGTCGGACCCGATATCATCGCCCGGGTGACGAATCCCAAACCGGAAACTTTTCAAGGTTCTCGGACAAGTGGCAATAACGCTGCATTTCGAAGCAGTCGTTTTTTAAATGGACCTATACGAATGAGACAACGAAAAACGAACGGAGAAAACGACTGTTGCGAAGGTCTGCTTCCAACATGTGAATTGGCAGCAGAAGCTGTCTTAGTTTTACCCGAACTCTGTGACGAAAAGTCTGGCGATAGTATTATTAGTGAGGAAAGCTACAATACACTGTTACTATTGTCCGATAAATTCGACGATGATACAATGCACTTTGTTCTCCAGTTGACAGCTACATTTCTTAAGAGATATAGAGATGGTCTACATGAGAAGCTTCAGTTTTATATATCTTCAGAGTCAGTGCTTTATAGGATTGGTACTCATATACTGGACAAGTATCGCTCGTTTACTGtagaaaaactgaaaatgatCGATGATGACATAATGGATGCCATCTATGAATACTTCATATCATTAAATCCCAACAATTATCGGGGTAAATTAAATAGGTGTGATGTCTGcaaaaatttctataaaatttgCGAATTgtga
- the LOC132789186 gene encoding uncharacterized protein LOC132789186 isoform X1 — protein MSRKSIREVQQSFAESLGFGNETIWDLLSNRQSEILKKKIRTLIPDPEKNDKQCAVFARIRQTLFDAVWEQRKYTNRQSLTSIFYVLVATDEANHNRAMNSTKWSCHPVFRTRRCVSDINGRCNNSVDCCMIYVDENGRVYQNWESYLDNNELPEGIMVAPRRGVYNLTSNGSVILQSRQTPAAGAARQVLGALDTASAVGGLGATAVPVIGLMCTVAAPIVLTASIVGLACAGYSTIRAGAQLVDRSQHEQSINLTDRTARGQWLGVVGGVVGLGASGATTAATAATNAGRRVGTVAQWTVNGMNISSIAMSATGISNGIIDLLLKHDDGDDISALDVLQLSASLFLFTHSLYNFQLASSIIDDTSNERIGSYRKTLSNRQRRMFDKMVKETTRIKGVRQANVDIIRNVNDIPSRQQFNDLYKINTKLKERDIIPSFAAKGKGVLLNGQVITNAADLRANVQHNVGPDIIARVTNPKPETFQGSRTSGNNAAFRSSRFLNGPIRMRQRKTNGENDCCEGLLPTCELAAEAVLVLPELCDEKSGDSIISEESYNTLLLLSDKFDDDTMHFVLQLTATFLKRYRDGLHEKLQFYISSESVLYRIGTHILDKYRSFTVEKLKMIDDDIMDAIYEYFISLNPNNYRGKLNRCDVCKNFYKICEL, from the exons ATGAGTAGAAAAAGTATTCGTGAAGTACAACAATCCTTTGCCGAATCGCTTGGATTTGGTAATGAGACCATCTGGGATCT TTTGTCAAATAGACAATccgaaatattgaaaaaaaagatCCGCACCCTTATTCCTGATCCTGaaaaaaatgacaaacaaTGTGCAGTTTTTGCCAGAATACGTCAAACTTTATTCGATGCAGTTTGGGAACAAC GAAAATACACAAATCGCCAGTCGTTAACATCGATCTTTTATGTGCTGGTTGCCACCGATGAGGCGAATCACAATCGAGCTATGAATTCCACAAAATGGTCTTGTCATCCTGTTTTTCGTACACGTCGCTGCGTTT CCGATATCAATGGAcgctgcaacaacagcgtcGATTGCTGCATGATTTATGTGGATGAGAATGGTCGCGTCTATCAGAACTGGGAGTCGTACTTGGATAACAACGAGTTGCCCGAAGGGATTATGGTGGCACCTCGCCGAGGTGTCTACAATCTCACATCGAATGGTAGTGTTATATTGCAATCAAGGCAAACGCCAGCAGCGGGAGCAGCTCGCCAAGTACTTGGCGCCCTAGACACGGCTTCGGCAGTGGGTGGCTTAGGAGCAACAGCTGTGCCCGTCATTGGGTTGATGTGCACAGTCGCTGCCCCAATTGTGCTTACAGCTTCAATTGTTGGTCTTGCTTGTGCTGGCTATTCGACGATACGAGCTGGTGCTCAGCTTGTCGATCGCAGCCAGCACGAACAGTCGATCAATCTGACAGATCGCACGGCACGCGGTCAATGGCTGGGCGTGGTGGGCGGTGTTGTTGGTCTTGGGGCATCAGGTGCCACAACAGCGGCGACTGCGGCCACAAATGCAGGTAGACGAGTGGGAACA GTTGCTCAGTGGACTGTCAACGGCATGAACATTTCATCCATTGCGATGTCTGCTACGGGCATATCGAATGGCATCATCGATTTATTACTG AAAcacgacgatggcgacgacaTATCCGCCTTGGATGTGTTACAGTTGTCTGCTTCTCTTTTCCTATTCACACACAGTCTCTACAATTTCCAGCTGGCATCGAGCATCATCGATGACACGTCCAACGAACGTATAGGATCGTATCGAAAGACGCTAAGCAATCGACAGAG ACGGATGTTTGACAAGATGGTGAAGGAGACGACTCGCATAAAGGGCGTGCGTCAGGCCAACGTGGACATTATACGCAATGTGAACGATATACCGTCGCGTCAGCAGTTCAATGATCTGTACAAGATCAACACCAAATTGAAAGAACGTGACATTATTCCATCGTTTGCAGCTAAAGGCAAGGGAGTTCTACTCAATGGCCAAGTGATCACAAATGCAGCGGATTTGCGTGCCAACGTACAGCATAATGTCGGACCCGATATCATCGCCCGGGTGACGAATCCCAAACCGGAAACTTTTCAAGGTTCTCGGACAAGTGGCAATAACGCTGCATTTCGAAGCAGTCGTTTTTTAAATGGACCTATACGAATGAGACAACGAAAAACGAACGGAGAAAACGACTGTTGCGAAGGTCTGCTTCCAACATGTGAATTGGCAGCAGAAGCTGTCTTAGTTTTACCCGAACTCTGTGACGAAAAGTCTGGCGATAGTATTATTAGTGAGGAAAGCTACAATACACTGTTACTATTGTCCGATAAATTCGACGATGATACAATGCACTTTGTTCTCCAGTTGACAGCTACATTTCTTAAGAGATATAGAGATGGTCTACATGAGAAGCTTCAGTTTTATATATCTTCAGAGTCAGTGCTTTATAGGATTGGTACTCATATACTGGACAAGTATCGCTCGTTTACTGtagaaaaactgaaaatgatCGATGATGACATAATGGATGCCATCTATGAATACTTCATATCATTAAATCCCAACAATTATCGGGGTAAATTAAATAGGTGTGATGTCTGcaaaaatttctataaaatttgCGAATTgtga
- the LOC132789186 gene encoding uncharacterized protein LOC132789186 isoform X4, giving the protein MFDFYTRTHWIERVLEGVIFSNLVAQWTVNGMNISSIAMSATGISNGIIDLLLKHDDGDDISALDVLQLSASLFLFTHSLYNFQLASSIIDDTSNERIGSYRKTLSNRQRRMFDKMVKETTRIKGVRQANVDIIRNVNDIPSRQQFNDLYKINTKLKERDIIPSFAAKGKGVLLNGQVITNAADLRANVQHNVGPDIIARVTNPKPETFQGSRTSGNNAAFRSSRFLNGPIRMRQRKTNGENDCCEGLLPTCELAAEAVLVLPELCDEKSGDSIISEESYNTLLLLSDKFDDDTMHFVLQLTATFLKRYRDGLHEKLQFYISSESVLYRIGTHILDKYRSFTVEKLKMIDDDIMDAIYEYFISLNPNNYRGKLNRCDVCKNFYKICEL; this is encoded by the exons ATgttcgatttttatacccgcacCCATTGGATTGAAAGGGTATTAGAAGGAGTCATCTTCTCCAACCTc GTTGCTCAGTGGACTGTCAACGGCATGAACATTTCATCCATTGCGATGTCTGCTACGGGCATATCGAATGGCATCATCGATTTATTACTG AAAcacgacgatggcgacgacaTATCCGCCTTGGATGTGTTACAGTTGTCTGCTTCTCTTTTCCTATTCACACACAGTCTCTACAATTTCCAGCTGGCATCGAGCATCATCGATGACACGTCCAACGAACGTATAGGATCGTATCGAAAGACGCTAAGCAATCGACAGAG ACGGATGTTTGACAAGATGGTGAAGGAGACGACTCGCATAAAGGGCGTGCGTCAGGCCAACGTGGACATTATACGCAATGTGAACGATATACCGTCGCGTCAGCAGTTCAATGATCTGTACAAGATCAACACCAAATTGAAAGAACGTGACATTATTCCATCGTTTGCAGCTAAAGGCAAGGGAGTTCTACTCAATGGCCAAGTGATCACAAATGCAGCGGATTTGCGTGCCAACGTACAGCATAATGTCGGACCCGATATCATCGCCCGGGTGACGAATCCCAAACCGGAAACTTTTCAAGGTTCTCGGACAAGTGGCAATAACGCTGCATTTCGAAGCAGTCGTTTTTTAAATGGACCTATACGAATGAGACAACGAAAAACGAACGGAGAAAACGACTGTTGCGAAGGTCTGCTTCCAACATGTGAATTGGCAGCAGAAGCTGTCTTAGTTTTACCCGAACTCTGTGACGAAAAGTCTGGCGATAGTATTATTAGTGAGGAAAGCTACAATACACTGTTACTATTGTCCGATAAATTCGACGATGATACAATGCACTTTGTTCTCCAGTTGACAGCTACATTTCTTAAGAGATATAGAGATGGTCTACATGAGAAGCTTCAGTTTTATATATCTTCAGAGTCAGTGCTTTATAGGATTGGTACTCATATACTGGACAAGTATCGCTCGTTTACTGtagaaaaactgaaaatgatCGATGATGACATAATGGATGCCATCTATGAATACTTCATATCATTAAATCCCAACAATTATCGGGGTAAATTAAATAGGTGTGATGTCTGcaaaaatttctataaaatttgCGAATTgtga
- the LOC132789186 gene encoding uncharacterized protein LOC132789186 isoform X5: MNISSIAMSATGISNGIIDLLLKHDDGDDISALDVLQLSASLFLFTHSLYNFQLASSIIDDTSNERIGSYRKTLSNRQRRMFDKMVKETTRIKGVRQANVDIIRNVNDIPSRQQFNDLYKINTKLKERDIIPSFAAKGKGVLLNGQVITNAADLRANVQHNVGPDIIARVTNPKPETFQGSRTSGNNAAFRSSRFLNGPIRMRQRKTNGENDCCEGLLPTCELAAEAVLVLPELCDEKSGDSIISEESYNTLLLLSDKFDDDTMHFVLQLTATFLKRYRDGLHEKLQFYISSESVLYRIGTHILDKYRSFTVEKLKMIDDDIMDAIYEYFISLNPNNYRGKLNRCDVCKNFYKICEL, encoded by the exons ATGAACATTTCATCCATTGCGATGTCTGCTACGGGCATATCGAATGGCATCATCGATTTATTACTG AAAcacgacgatggcgacgacaTATCCGCCTTGGATGTGTTACAGTTGTCTGCTTCTCTTTTCCTATTCACACACAGTCTCTACAATTTCCAGCTGGCATCGAGCATCATCGATGACACGTCCAACGAACGTATAGGATCGTATCGAAAGACGCTAAGCAATCGACAGAG ACGGATGTTTGACAAGATGGTGAAGGAGACGACTCGCATAAAGGGCGTGCGTCAGGCCAACGTGGACATTATACGCAATGTGAACGATATACCGTCGCGTCAGCAGTTCAATGATCTGTACAAGATCAACACCAAATTGAAAGAACGTGACATTATTCCATCGTTTGCAGCTAAAGGCAAGGGAGTTCTACTCAATGGCCAAGTGATCACAAATGCAGCGGATTTGCGTGCCAACGTACAGCATAATGTCGGACCCGATATCATCGCCCGGGTGACGAATCCCAAACCGGAAACTTTTCAAGGTTCTCGGACAAGTGGCAATAACGCTGCATTTCGAAGCAGTCGTTTTTTAAATGGACCTATACGAATGAGACAACGAAAAACGAACGGAGAAAACGACTGTTGCGAAGGTCTGCTTCCAACATGTGAATTGGCAGCAGAAGCTGTCTTAGTTTTACCCGAACTCTGTGACGAAAAGTCTGGCGATAGTATTATTAGTGAGGAAAGCTACAATACACTGTTACTATTGTCCGATAAATTCGACGATGATACAATGCACTTTGTTCTCCAGTTGACAGCTACATTTCTTAAGAGATATAGAGATGGTCTACATGAGAAGCTTCAGTTTTATATATCTTCAGAGTCAGTGCTTTATAGGATTGGTACTCATATACTGGACAAGTATCGCTCGTTTACTGtagaaaaactgaaaatgatCGATGATGACATAATGGATGCCATCTATGAATACTTCATATCATTAAATCCCAACAATTATCGGGGTAAATTAAATAGGTGTGATGTCTGcaaaaatttctataaaatttgCGAATTgtga